The genomic region GCTGCATTGTTCGGCGGCGTGCAAGTGCTGGTCAACAATGCCGGCATCGCAGGCGTCAACAAACCGACCCACGAGATCACCGAGGCGGAATGGGACCGGGTGCAGTCGGTGAACGTGAAGGGCGTCTTCTTCTGCACCAAACATGCGATCCCGCATCTCAAGCTCGCGGGCAGCGGCAGCATCGTCAATCTGTCCTCGATCTACGGACTGGTCGGCGGCCCCGACGTGCCGCCGTATCACGCATCGAAAGGCGCGGTGCGATTGATGAGCAAGACCGATGCGATGCTGTACGCGCCCGACAGGATCCGGGTGAATTCGGTGCACCCGGGCTATATCTGGACGCCGATGGTCGAGCACCATCTCCTCGACAGCGGCGCCACCGATCTCGATGAAGCGCGCAAGGCCGTCGATCTCCTGCATCCGCTCGGCCACATGGGCGAGGTCGACGACATCGCCTGGGGCGTGGTCTACCTGGCTTCCGACGAATCGAAATTCGTCACCGGCAGCGAGCTGGTGATCGATGGCGGCTACACGGCACGGTGAGCGCGGCACCGCGAACGCGACGCAGCGACACGACGGAATCAATCGGGCCCGATACCGACCTCGCGATCGATCACCGCGACCGTGCGGCGATACAGGTCTTCGGCGTTCGCATGCGTGTCGGCGATGCTGATCAGGCTCAGCTTGCCGAATTCGCTGAGCGCGCCGATCAGGTTGAAGACCACGCCCTGTTGATGCGTGGGGTCGAAGTGCAGGCGATGCTCGACGATCAGATCGACGAGATCGTCGGGGGTGAGCTTGCGATACTCCGGCCGGCACAGGTTGTCGGTGGCGTAGTACACGCGCTGTTGGCCGGTCGGGGTGAGGAATTCGCAGCGCTCCGGGTCGTAACGGCCGGCGGTGAGGAACTGCAGCATCTGGAACGGCAATGTGGTGCCGCCCTTGCGCAGATTGATCTCGATCGCATGGTGCTGCCATGCGTCGCCTTCGCGCACGGTGATGAAATCGACGCTGAAGCGGCCAAGGACGCCGCCGCCGCGCAGAATCTCGCCGATGCGCGCACCGGCCGCCTGCAGCGATCCGCGGTAGCGCGCATCGGCGGGAAACGTGCTGCCGAGAAAGACTTGCCCGCTGTGGCCGCCGAGCAGCTGGTCGTGGGTGGAAATGATTTCGAGCGTACCGATCGGCGTGATCCGCATCTGCACCGACGGCGACCGTTTGTCTTCGCCCTCCAGCCACGCTTCGGCCACACCGCCCATCCGCGCGAATTTTGCCAGATAGGCCTCGACGCTCAGGCCGGCCGCTTCCGGCACCAGCCGATGCGGCATCTCGCGCTTGATCCAAGCCGGCACGACCGCATCGGCTTCGATGTCGTCGAAGTCGAACACGGCATTGCCTTCGCCCGAAAACCCTTCCTCGAGTTTGACCACCGCACGGCGCAGATCGGGATTGCGCCGTTTCAGCGCGGCGAGCGCTTCGTGCAGCTCATCGGGATTGCGCAGCCCTTCGGACCCGTCCGGCAGCGGCACGCCCGCGTCTCGGAACGCACGCCGGCTGCCGCTCTTGGTGCCGAACCCGGCCAGGGCCGGATCGCAGGCGTACAGCGGAATGCCCAGGCGCACCGCGAGCGCGACTTCTTCGGTGGTCGCATTGAAGCAGCTCAGATGCGCGGTGGCCGGATCGGCGACCGCGTCGCGGATGCGCTGCAGCAGGCGCGGCCGGGCGAGGATCTTCGAGGTCAGCGATCGCGCGCTGGAATCGTAGGCCGAGAGCAGGGTCAGGCGCCGACGCGCATGATCGCTCGGGATGCCCGACAGCAGACTCAGGTAATAGTCGATGATGACCGGGTCGACGGGCGTGCTGGTGACGAACACCACGCGGGTGCGCGGCAGCCGCAACAGCATCAGCATGCTGAGCTGGCGTTCCTCGTAGTGCGAGGCACCGACGATGTGCGCCAAGGTCTCCTGATCGAGACTCAGACCGGGAATGACCACGACCGTGCGTTCGGCCAGCGGATCGGCGTAGACCTCGCGGAACATCGGTTCCAGCCGCGCTTGCAGCGACAGGAAGATCGCGCGTTCGCGTTCGGAGCCAGACTGTTGATGGGCACCGTGCCCGAAATCGGAATCTCGATCGTCATCGCCCATCGCCGCTCCCCTTCGTGAAACGCGCCTAGGATCGAAACCGGCGGTACAGCGCCGGATCGTCGAGCAGCGGCGCGAGCCTGCGCGCGATCAGATCGGCCCACTGCTCGCGCTGGGTCGCGCTTTCGAGCAGATCCTGTCGCAGCTCGATCAGCAGATGCGGCAAGCCACGCGCCTCGGCGTGTTCGGCGATGGTGTAGCCGAACCCGACGCGGCCGGAATACGGTTCGTTGTCGCCGACATCCAGACCCTCGAGCACCCGCAGCGCATCCATGAACGGCAGGGCGATGCGGCCATCCTCGTTCCACAGCACCGAGATCGGCCAACGCCGGGTCTGCCCACCGAGTTCGGGAGCGAAGCTGTGGATGGAGATCAGCGCCGGGGACGCGCCGGCATCGAGGTGCGGCTGCAGCCAATCGGAAATGGCGCGGTGGTACGGCTGATGGAGCTGTTGCCAGCGCTGCCGCCGCGCGGCGTGATCCAGATCGAGATTGCCCGGCACGGTGGTGCCGTCGCTGTGCGCGGGGCACAGGGTGGCATCGTCGTAGTAGCGATTGGCGTCGACGACCAGCCGCGAATAGCCATGCAGGAACGCAGGCAGGTCCAGACGCGCGGCGAGCAGGCGGGTGACGGCGGCGGCGTGCAGATCGACGGCGATATGCTCGCGGAAGGCGGGCTCGGGCAGTCCGAGCTGGGCGAGCTTGGCCGGCACCACGGCGGAGGCGTGATCGCAGAGCAGCAGGGCCCGGCTGGATGCGCCGGGCAGACAGGTCCAGACCGGGGGATCGTGCGGGCCGATCAGGCTCTGCACCTCCTCCGTGGACGATCGAACGGCTAGGTCTGGGTCATCGCGCACCAGCGGATCATGGCAAGCGCACGAAGCGCGGGCAAGCGTGGCGCGCGGTCTGCCGGAGCGGCCGGCATCGCGGCGGTATCGGTATCCGCTACGCAACGTGGCACGCGGCACGACCACCCGCATCCGGAATTGAATCCTGCCCGGCCGCCACCAGCCTTCCCGTATCTCCGCACACATCGGCGACTGGAGTGCAGGCCATGCTGAAGATCATCTTTGCCGCGTTCGCGTTCTGCTTCATCGTCGAGCGCCTGTTCCCGGGCTGGCCGCTGCCGAAGGTCAAGACCTGGCCGCTGCGCGTGGTGCTGGTCAATGCCGTCCAGCTCGGGGTCGTACTGCTTGCCGGCGTGAGCTGGGAACGCTGGCTGTCCTCGGCATCGCTGTTCCAGCTCCCGGCGCACGTGCCGCCCGCAGTCGGCGGCCTGCTTGCGTATGTCATCGCCACGTTCGTGTTCTATTGGTGGCACCGCTGGCGTCACGAAGTCGATCTGCTCTGGCGCGGGTTCCACCAGATCCACCACAGCCCGCAGCGGTTGGAAGTCGCCACCTCGTTCTACAAGCATCCTGGCGAGATGGTGGTCAATTCGTTGCTCGGCAGTCTGCTCGTGTACACGGTGCTGGGGCTGTCGATGGAAGCAGCCGCGATCTACACCCTGTGCACGGCGCTCGGCGAATTCTTCTACCACACCAGCGTGAGGACGCCGCGCTGGGTCGGCTATGTTTTCCAACGTCCGGAAATGCACCGCATCCATCATCAATACGGCCGGCACAGGAACAACTATGGCGATATCGTCTGGTGGGACATGCTGTTCGGGACCTACGAGAATCCGGCGGAATGGACGGCGACGTGCGGGTTCGATGACGAGAAGGAGCAGCAGCTTGGCGCGATGCTGCTTTATCGAGATGTGAATCAGTGATGGGGGGTGTTTTGCTTGATGGTGTATGGGTAAGGCCCGGAGCCTTTTTCGCGCTGGTGCGCGAAAAAGATTCCAGGCGTTACCTGCACACCACATAGAGAAAATCGACCCGATTCCTCACGCCCCCACCCGCCTGCGCACCGCATCGAAATCCCGCACCGGCCGCACCTCGATGCTGCCGAACCGTATCCACGGAAACTCGTGCGCGATCCGCACCGCCTCCTCCATGCTGTCCGCTTCGATCAGATTGAAACCCGCCAGCACTTCCTTGGTTTCCGCGAACGGCCCATCGATCACCCGCGCCGCGCCCTCGCGGACGCGCACGGTGCGCGCCTCTGCGGGCGCCTCCAACTGCTGCGAGCCGAGCAGGCAACCCGCTTCGCGCAGTTCGTCGGCATGGGTGATGCAACCGTGCATCAAACGGTCGTATTCCGCCTGCGGCAGGGTCGCCATCAGCTCGGGATCGGTATAGACCAGCAGCAGATATTGCATCGCCATTCCTCGTGGGCTCGACCCCGTCTATGATGCCCGAGTCGCTGCGAAAAATATTTTCATGATCGTGTCGATCCCGTGTCTCCCCGTTCGTCGTATCCGGCATGAACGCCCTGAACGGGCCCGCTACGGCCCCTCTCCAACGAGGACGAGACGATGAAAGTGATGGTGATCGTGAAGGCCACCGCCGACTCCGAAGCCGGTGTCCTGCCGGACCGGGATCTGCTGGCGGCGATGGGCCGTTTCAACGAAGATCTGGTCAATGCCGGCGTGATGCTGGCGGGCGAGGGCCTGAAGCCCACGGCGCAGGGCGTGCGCGTGCAGTTCGACGGTCCGCAGCGGCGGGTGGTCGACGGTCCGTTCGCCGAGACCAGGGAGCAGATCGCGGGCTTCTGGCTGTGGCAGGTGCGCTCGATCGACGAGGCCATCGAATGGGCGCGCCGCTGCCCGAATCCGCATCCGGGCCCCAGCGAGATCGAAATCCGCCCGGTGTTCGAGGCCGACGACTTCGGCGAGGCGTTCACGCCCGAATTGCGCGCACAGGAAGACCAACTGCGCGAGCGCCTGGAACGCTCGCCGCCATCGGCATGAGCCGCCCCGCAACCATGACAGGACCACGACCATGCCCAACGATGTCTGGCTGAATCTGCCGGTGAGCGATATCGCCGCCGCCTCGCGCTTTTTCGAGGCGATCGGTTTCGCGCCCCAGCCCGGCCCCGGCAACACCGCGACGTCGGCGAGTTTCGCCATCGGCGACAAGCGGGTCATCCTGATGCTGTTCGCCCGCGAGGCATTCGCCGGCTTCGTGCAGCATCCGGTGAGCGATCCGGCCACGGGTTCGGAAGTGCTGTTCTCGATCGGCGCGGACAGCCGGCGCGACGTGGACGAGATCGCCGCGCGCGCACGCGCCGCCGGTGGCCGCGTATTCGCCGAGCCCGCCGAATTCCAGGGCTTCATGTACGGCTGCGGTTTCTGCGACCCCGACGGCCATCGCTGGAACGTGTTGTACATGGATCCCGGCAGTTCCTCCTGCGCCTGATCCACCGATCCCTTCCCATCGACGGAGACCGCCATGCGCTTCATCGCCTACCTCAACTTCAACGGCAACTGCCGCGCCGCCTTCGATTTCTATCGCGAATCCTTCAAAGGCGAGATCACCATGCGCATGACCTACGGCGATTCGCCGATGCGCGATGAAATGCCGGCCGACAACCATGGCCTGATCATGCACAGCCGGTTGGAGGTGGGCGACGCGGTGCTGATGGGCGCCGACGGCCCGCCGCCGCACACCGCCAGCGGCCAGGGCACCTGCGTGAACATTTCGTTGGATACGATCGAAGAGGCGGAGCGCATCTATCAGGCACTGTCCGCAGGCGGCGAGGTGCAGATGCCGCTGCAGGAGACGTTCTGGGCGCATCGTTGGGCTGCGTTCACCGACCGCTTCGGCAAACCGTGGATGATCAACTGCATGAAGGAGTCCGAGTCATGACCCACGCGTCCAAAGCCCGCCAGCTGTTCGTCAATCTTCCGGTCGAGAACCTCGACCGCACCATCGCGTTCTTCGCCGCGCTGGGCTTCGGCTTCAATCCGAAATTCACCGACGAGAACGCCACCTGCCTGGTGATTTCCGAACACATCCAGGTGATGCTGCTGGCGAAACCGTTCTTCGCCGGTTTCACGAAGAAGCCGGTCGCCGATGCACATGCCGCCACCGAAACGCTGCTGGCGCTTTCATGCGAATCGCGCGAAGAGGTCGACGCGCTGGTCGCGAAGGCGGTCGCCGCCGGCGCGGCCACGCCGATGCAGATCAACGACCACGGTTTCATGTACCAGCACGGTTTCGAGGATCTCGACGGACACCAGTGGGAAGTGTTCTGGATGGACGAGTCCAGCTTCCCGCAAGCGGACGCCTGACTCCCCGGCGCGATCCACACCATGACTGCACAGGAGTTTCCCCGATGACCACCGAGACCGGCACGGTCCGCTTCCACCGCGTTCTGCGCGCACCGCCCGAACGCGTCTATCGCGCTTTCGTGGATCTCGATGCCAAGGCGAAATGGCTGCCGCCATACGGATTCGTCGCCAGGGTCCATCATTCGGATGTGCGCGTCGGCGGCGGCTATCGCATGAGCTTCACCAACTTCGGCACCGGCGCGCAGCACAGTTTCGTTTGCACCTATACCGTGCTCGAACCGAACGCGCGCATAGGCTACACGGACCGCTTCGACGATCCGAACCTGCCCGGCGACATGGCGGTGGAGATCCTGCTGCGTCCGGTGTCCTGCGGCACCGAACTGCAGATCGTTCAGAGCGGAATTCCAGCAGCGATCCCAACCGAAATGTGTTGCCTCGGCTGGCAGGAGTCGCTGTCCCAGCTCGCCCGGCTGGTCGAGCCGGACATCGCAGACGGCGCCTGATCCCGCGCCGATCCACATCCCGCAACCACAGAGGAGAACGCACATGGCTTATGTCGATGGATTCGTATTGCCTGTCCCGAAGAAGAATCTCGCCGCCTACCGGAAACTGGCCCGCAAGGCCGGAAAGATCTGGAAGGAATACGGCGCGCTCGAATACGTCGAATGCGTCGCCGACGACGTGATGCCGGGCAAGCTCACCTCGTTTCCGCAGGCGGTGAAGCTGAAAGCCGACGAAGTGGTGGTGTTTTCGTGGATCGTCTACAAGTCCCGCGCGCACCGCGACAAGATCAACAAGCAGGTGATGGCCGACCCGCGCTTGGCATTGATGGATCCCAAGTCCATGCCGTTCGACGGCAAGCGGATGTTCTGGGGCGGCTTCAAGCCTGTCGTCACGTTGTGAGCGCGATGCGGGCGGCGCCGCGACAGCGATGACCGGCGACCGTCTCCATCGCAGCCTCGACGCGCTGTGGCGGATGGAATCGCCGCGGCTGGTCGCGCGTATCGCCCGCATGACCGGCGACCTCGGCACCGCCGAGGCGCTGGCCCAGGACGTGCTGGTCGCCGCGCTGGAACGCTGGCCGCGCGATGGCATGCCGGACAACCCGGCGGCATGGCTGATGGCGACGGCGAAACACCGCGCCATCGACCATCTGCGGCAACGCGCGCTGCATGCGGGAAAACAGGCCGAATATGCTGCGGAACTGCAGCTGCACGGAGCGGACATGGTCCACGATCGCGCCGACGAACATGCGGACGACGACATCGGCGACGACCTGCTGCGTCTGGTGTTCGTGGCCTGCCATCCGGCGCTGCCGCTGGAATCGCGCGTCGCGCTGACCCTGCGCCTGCTCGGCGGGCTGACCACGGCGGAGATCGCGCGCGCTTTCCTGCAGCCGGAAGCGACCGTGGCGCAGCGCATCGTCCGCGCCAAGCGAACGCTGGCGGAGAAACGGGTGCCGTTCGAGGTGCCGCGCAAGGCCGCGCTGGGCGAGCGCCTGGATGCGGTGCTCGAAGTGATCTATCTCGTCTTCAACGAAGGCTATGCGGCCAGTGCCGGCGAGGACTGGATGCGGCCCGCGCTGTGCGAGGAAGCCCTGAGGCTCGGCCGCGTGCTGGTCGGCCTGTTGCCGCAGCAAGCAGAAGCCTCGGGGCTGTTGGCGCTGATGGAGCTGCAGGCTTCGCGCGCCAAGGCGCGCATTGCCGCCGATGGCAGCCCGGTGCTGTTGCTGGAACAGGATCGCGCGCGCTGGGACCGCCTGCAGATCCGGCGCGGCTTGAACTCGCTCGCCCGGGCGCAACGGCTCGGCGGCGCGCAGGGTCCCTACGCGCTGCAGGCCGCCATTGCCGCATGCCATGCGCGTGCGACGCGCGCCGAGGACACCGACTGGTCGCGGATCGCGGCGCTGTATACGGGGCTGGCCGAAGTACAGCCGTCGCCCGTCGTCGAACTGAATCGCGCGGTCGCGGTCGGGAAGGCGCAAGGGCCGCTGGCCGCCCTGGTGCTGGTCGATGCCTTGCGCGACGCCGCCGCACTGCGCGACTACGGGCTGCTGTACGCGGTTCGCGGCGATCTGCTCGAACAGCTGGGGCGTCGCGAGGAAGCTAGCGGTGAATTCGAACGCGCGGCATCGCTCGCCGCCAACGCGCGCGACCGCGCGCTGATGCATGCACGCGCGAGCGCATGCGCGGCGCCGTGAAGACCCGTGCGGCAATCCGCCGTTCGTGATCGAACGACCGAGGGCGCTTGTCGACAATCGTTCGCATCGGCGACGGGATGCGAACGTCGAGCGCGTCACAGCGCAATGAAAGTCTAATCCGGCGCTCACATCCCGCTAACAAACGAATCATCTTCGCTTAATCGCCGCCGATGATGATGCGGCCTCATGACACCGACCCTGCCTTACGTTTCCGCACAGCGCCCGCACGGGTTCGCGAATGGTGCCCTGATCGGCATCGACGACGCGCGACGCACCGAAACCGAGGCTTTCATCGCCCAGGTCTACCGCCTGCGCTATGGCGCCGAACTGACCCGATTCCTGCCGCATCTGCTGGCGTTCCGCAACGCTGCGGGCGGCCTGCAGGCGGCGGTCGGGCTGCGCAGCGGCAACGAAGGCCCGCTGTTCGTCGAACAGTATCTCGACGTGCCCGCCGAGGCCGCCATTGCCCATGCCATCGGCGGCCCGGTGATGCGCGACCAGTTGGTCGAAGTCGGCAATTTCGGCGCGTTGACGGCCGGCGATGCGCGCGAATTGATCCTGCATCTGACCTGCTGGCTGCACTCGGCCGGCTTCCGCTGGGTCATGTTCGCGGCGACCCGGCAGTTGCGCAACGCCTTCGACCGCCTGCATCTGGCGACGGTCGAACTGGCCGACGCCAATGCCTCGCGCCTGATCGACGACCACAACCACTGGGGTCGCTACTACGACGCGCAGCCGAAGCTGATGTTCGGCGATATCGCGGCCGGGCACGCCTATCTGCAGCGCGCGGACAATGTGTCGAAGACGACCTTGGCGATGCCGCTGCTGCCCTGCCTCGCTGCAGGTGCGCTGTGAGCATGCCGGCGGTGAACACCTTCGCGCCGTTGCTCGACCGCCTGCATGGCAGTGCGACGCGCGTGCTGTGGAACGGCGGTGCGCTGGACGATGCCGCGGTGGGCGAAGGCGTGCGGACGCTCGCCGCCACCCTCGCCGCCACCGGCGCGCGCCGCATCGCCACTCGGCTCGACAACGGTCCGGACTGGCTGATGCTGGATCTCGCGATCCGTGCGCTCGACGCCGTGCATGTGCCGCTGCCGACGTTTTTTTCGCCCACTCAGGTCGCGCATGCGCTGACGAGCAGCGGCGCCGACGCGGTGATCGTGCCCGCAGGCGCAGCGCTGCCCGACGCCTTCGCCGCGTGTCCGGCGCAAGCGCTCGGCGACAACCTCACATTGCTGCGGCTCGATCCGACGCCGGTGGTTCTGCCGCCGGGCACCGCCTGCATCACCTACACCTCGGGCACCACCGGTGCACCGAAAGGCGTGTGCCTCGATGCCGCCGCGCTGCTCGCGGTCGCGCAATCGCTGTCCGATGCCGCTGCGCCGCTCGCGCCGAAACGTCATCTGTGCCTGATGCCGCTGTCGACGCTGCTGGAGAACGTCGCCGGCCTGTACGCGGCGTTGCTCTCCGGCGCCGAAATCGCGGTGCCGACGCTGGCCGAAGTGGGCTACACCGGCGCGTCGGGGCTGGATGTGCCGACCCTGATCGCCTGCCTGCACCGCTACCGGCCCGACAGCGCGATCCTGCTGCCGCAGTTGCTGCTGGCGCTGGTGATGGCGGCCGAACGCGGCGCGACGCTGCCGGACTCGCTGAAATTTCTCGCCGTCGGCGGCGGACGCGTCGGCCCCGCGCTGCTGGCGCGCGCCGAAGCGCTCGGGCTGCCGGTGTACGAAGGCTACGGTCTGAGCGAATGCGCGTCGGTGGTCTGCCTGAATCGCCCGGGCGCATCGCGCATGGGCAGCGTCGGCAGGTCGCTGCCGCACGCCAAGGTCTCGGTGGTCGACGGCGAACTGTTCGTCGAAGGCGTGCGCTGTCTGGGCTATCTCGGCGAGGACGGACCGCCGGCCGGCGCCATCGCCACCGGAGACCTCGGCCATATCGATGCAGACGGCTACGTGCATATCACCGGCCGGCGCAAGAACGTGTTCATCACCTCGTTCGGCCGCAACGTGTCGCCGGAGTGGGTGGAAAGCGAACTGCTGCAGCACCCTGCGTTCGCGCAGGCGATCGCGCACGGCGAAGCGCGGCCGTTCAATGTCGCCATCGTCTGGCCGCGTCGCGCGGATCTCGACGATGCCGCGCTGCTCGAAGCGCTGGTCGAAGTCAATCGCGGCCTGCCCGACTACGCGCAGCTCCAGGACATCGTGCGCGCCGATGCGCCGTTCTCGTTCGCCGATGGCCTGCTGACCAGCAACGGCCGCCCGCGCCGCGACACCATCCTCGCGCGCTATCGCGCCGCCGTCGATGCGCGTTACGCGACGGCGTTCGAATCCACCGCTCACGGAGTGTCCGCATGACGGTTCATGCCCTGCCTTTCCACGATCGCCTGCTCGCCGAGACCCAGCGCGAACGCCAGTCGCTGCTGTCCATCCCGATCATCCAGGCTGCGCTGGCCGGGAAGATCGCGCGCGACGACTACATCGCCTTCCTCACCCAGGCCTTCCATCACGTGCGCCATACGGTGCCGCTGCTGATGGCCTGCGGCGGGCGGTTGCCGGCGCGGCTGGAATGGCTGCGCACGGCGGTCGGCGAATACATCGAAGAGGAAATGGGCCACCACGAATGGATCCTCGACGACCTGGCCGCCTGCGGCGCGGATCGCGCCCGGGTCGCGGAATCGCAGCCGGCCGAAGCCACCGAACTGATGGTCGCCTACGCCTACGACACCATCGCGCGCGGCAATCCGGTCGGGTTCTTCGGCATGGTGCTGGTGCTGGAAGGCACCAGCGTGGCGCTGGCCACGCGCGCGGCCGAGACCATCGAAACCACGCTCGGCCTGCCGCGCAACGCGTTTTCGTACCTGCGCTCGCACGGCGACCTCGATATCGGACATATCGCCGTCTACGAAGGGCTGATGAACCGGCTCGACGACGAAGACGACCGTCGCGCGGTGATCCACGCGGCGAAACGCTTCTACAAACTCTACGGCGACGTGTTCCGCAGCCTGCGCGATGGCAGCGATGCATTGGAGCAGGCGGCATGATCGCGCTCTCCGGCCGCACCGTGCTGCTCACCGGCGCCAGCGGCGGGATCGGCGCGGCGCTGTGCGACGCGCTGGTCGAGGCCGGCGCACGGGTGATCGCGGTCGGCCGCAACCAATCGCGCCTGCAGCAGCTCGCACAGCAGCAATCCGGCGGCCGGGTGGTGCCGCTGGTCGCGGACCTGGCCACCGACAGCGGACGCGCGCACGTGATCGCGGTCGCATCGACGCTGCAGCAGACGCCGTCGATCCTGGTGCTCGCGCATGCGCAGAGCGCGTTCGGCCTGTTCGAGGAGCAATCGATGCACGAGCTGCGCGACCTGGTCGATACCAATCTGCTCGCGCCGATGACGCTGATCCATGGCCTGCTGCCGACGCTGCAGCGTCATCCGCAGGCGGCGGTGGTCGCGGTGGGTTCGACTTTCGGCAGCCTGGCGTTTCCCGGCTTCGCCGCGTACAGCGCGACCAAGTTCGGCCTGCGCGGACTGATGGAGGGCCTGTCGCGCGAATACGCCGACCGCAACCTGCAGTTCCAGTTCCTGTCGCCGCGCGCCACCCGCACCGCGTTCAACACACCGGCGGTGGAAGCGATGAACAAGGAAATGAAAGTCGCCGAAGACGAGCCCGCCGATGTCGCCGCGCAACTGGTGGCCGCGATCGCCAGCGGCCGTCCGCGGATGCAGATCGGCTGGCCGGAGAAGCTCTTCGCGCGCATCAACGGCGCGCTGCCGGCACTGGTCGACCGCAATCTGAAATCGCAGCTCGCCATCATCCGCCGTCACGCGCGCCGCTGACCATCGCTGATCGCCAGCCAGCCGCGCGCACCATCGTCCCTGTTTCGTTTCCAAGGAGAACCGCCATGATCCGTTTCCGCAACCGCATGCTCGCCGCCGCAGTGGCCACCGTGCTGCTCACCGCTTCGATGTTCGCGATCGCCGGCGATCTTTCGCCGCAGGTGGGCGCCGTGC from Lysobacter sp. harbors:
- a CDS encoding VOC family protein, which gives rise to MRFIAYLNFNGNCRAAFDFYRESFKGEITMRMTYGDSPMRDEMPADNHGLIMHSRLEVGDAVLMGADGPPPHTASGQGTCVNISLDTIEEAERIYQALSAGGEVQMPLQETFWAHRWAAFTDRFGKPWMINCMKESES
- a CDS encoding YciI family protein, whose protein sequence is MQYLLLVYTDPELMATLPQAEYDRLMHGCITHADELREAGCLLGSQQLEAPAEARTVRVREGAARVIDGPFAETKEVLAGFNLIEADSMEEAVRIAHEFPWIRFGSIEVRPVRDFDAVRRRVGA
- a CDS encoding SRPBCC family protein, translated to MTTETGTVRFHRVLRAPPERVYRAFVDLDAKAKWLPPYGFVARVHHSDVRVGGGYRMSFTNFGTGAQHSFVCTYTVLEPNARIGYTDRFDDPNLPGDMAVEILLRPVSCGTELQIVQSGIPAAIPTEMCCLGWQESLSQLARLVEPDIADGA
- a CDS encoding glucose 1-dehydrogenase, which codes for MDRVKDKVCIITGGALGIGRACAERLGQEGATVAVFDVLDAEGETLAAELRGRGINARYWHVDVASERNVQTAIDQVAALFGGVQVLVNNAGIAGVNKPTHEITEAEWDRVQSVNVKGVFFCTKHAIPHLKLAGSGSIVNLSSIYGLVGGPDVPPYHASKGAVRLMSKTDAMLYAPDRIRVNSVHPGYIWTPMVEHHLLDSGATDLDEARKAVDLLHPLGHMGEVDDIAWGVVYLASDESKFVTGSELVIDGGYTAR
- a CDS encoding N-formylglutamate amidohydrolase → MQSLIGPHDPPVWTCLPGASSRALLLCDHASAVVPAKLAQLGLPEPAFREHIAVDLHAAAVTRLLAARLDLPAFLHGYSRLVVDANRYYDDATLCPAHSDGTTVPGNLDLDHAARRQRWQQLHQPYHRAISDWLQPHLDAGASPALISIHSFAPELGGQTRRWPISVLWNEDGRIALPFMDALRVLEGLDVGDNEPYSGRVGFGYTIAEHAEARGLPHLLIELRQDLLESATQREQWADLIARRLAPLLDDPALYRRFRS
- a CDS encoding RNA polymerase sigma factor, with translation MTGDRLHRSLDALWRMESPRLVARIARMTGDLGTAEALAQDVLVAALERWPRDGMPDNPAAWLMATAKHRAIDHLRQRALHAGKQAEYAAELQLHGADMVHDRADEHADDDIGDDLLRLVFVACHPALPLESRVALTLRLLGGLTTAEIARAFLQPEATVAQRIVRAKRTLAEKRVPFEVPRKAALGERLDAVLEVIYLVFNEGYAASAGEDWMRPALCEEALRLGRVLVGLLPQQAEASGLLALMELQASRAKARIAADGSPVLLLEQDRARWDRLQIRRGLNSLARAQRLGGAQGPYALQAAIAACHARATRAEDTDWSRIAALYTGLAEVQPSPVVELNRAVAVGKAQGPLAALVLVDALRDAAALRDYGLLYAVRGDLLEQLGRREEASGEFERAASLAANARDRALMHARASACAAP
- a CDS encoding extradiol dioxygenase, which translates into the protein MPNDVWLNLPVSDIAAASRFFEAIGFAPQPGPGNTATSASFAIGDKRVILMLFAREAFAGFVQHPVSDPATGSEVLFSIGADSRRDVDEIAARARAAGGRVFAEPAEFQGFMYGCGFCDPDGHRWNVLYMDPGSSSCA
- a CDS encoding carboxylate-amine ligase codes for the protein MGDDDRDSDFGHGAHQQSGSERERAIFLSLQARLEPMFREVYADPLAERTVVVIPGLSLDQETLAHIVGASHYEERQLSMLMLLRLPRTRVVFVTSTPVDPVIIDYYLSLLSGIPSDHARRRLTLLSAYDSSARSLTSKILARPRLLQRIRDAVADPATAHLSCFNATTEEVALAVRLGIPLYACDPALAGFGTKSGSRRAFRDAGVPLPDGSEGLRNPDELHEALAALKRRNPDLRRAVVKLEEGFSGEGNAVFDFDDIEADAVVPAWIKREMPHRLVPEAAGLSVEAYLAKFARMGGVAEAWLEGEDKRSPSVQMRITPIGTLEIISTHDQLLGGHSGQVFLGSTFPADARYRGSLQAAGARIGEILRGGGVLGRFSVDFITVREGDAWQHHAIEINLRKGGTTLPFQMLQFLTAGRYDPERCEFLTPTGQQRVYYATDNLCRPEYRKLTPDDLVDLIVEHRLHFDPTHQQGVVFNLIGALSEFGKLSLISIADTHANAEDLYRRTVAVIDREVGIGPD
- a CDS encoding YciI family protein translates to MKVMVIVKATADSEAGVLPDRDLLAAMGRFNEDLVNAGVMLAGEGLKPTAQGVRVQFDGPQRRVVDGPFAETREQIAGFWLWQVRSIDEAIEWARRCPNPHPGPSEIEIRPVFEADDFGEAFTPELRAQEDQLRERLERSPPSA
- a CDS encoding glyoxalase/bleomycin resistance/extradiol dioxygenase family protein; protein product: MTHASKARQLFVNLPVENLDRTIAFFAALGFGFNPKFTDENATCLVISEHIQVMLLAKPFFAGFTKKPVADAHAATETLLALSCESREEVDALVAKAVAAGAATPMQINDHGFMYQHGFEDLDGHQWEVFWMDESSFPQADA
- a CDS encoding sterol desaturase family protein; its protein translation is MLKIIFAAFAFCFIVERLFPGWPLPKVKTWPLRVVLVNAVQLGVVLLAGVSWERWLSSASLFQLPAHVPPAVGGLLAYVIATFVFYWWHRWRHEVDLLWRGFHQIHHSPQRLEVATSFYKHPGEMVVNSLLGSLLVYTVLGLSMEAAAIYTLCTALGEFFYHTSVRTPRWVGYVFQRPEMHRIHHQYGRHRNNYGDIVWWDMLFGTYENPAEWTATCGFDDEKEQQLGAMLLYRDVNQ
- a CDS encoding DUF1428 domain-containing protein; this encodes MAYVDGFVLPVPKKNLAAYRKLARKAGKIWKEYGALEYVECVADDVMPGKLTSFPQAVKLKADEVVVFSWIVYKSRAHRDKINKQVMADPRLALMDPKSMPFDGKRMFWGGFKPVVTL